The genomic window AGCGGGCATGTAGAGGCCGATGGAGACGAAGCGCGAGAGCGCGGGGAGCACGTAGAAGAAGAAGGACTGGTGCAGGCGCTCCAGAAGGTGGTTGAGCTTGCGGAACATGCCCTCTAGGGCCCTGCCGGTGTGGGGCAGCGTCAGGGCCAGCCGGACCCCCCGGCACCCCCTCGCCCCCCTAAGCAAGGAAGGGGGGAGGACCAGAAGCCACTTACTTGCCCACTGCCACTAAGTCATACTTATACTGTCGGAAGCTATTGATGCCACGTATGGTCAGGGCCTCCACACGGTAGCGCAGGAAGAGGCCGTGAGCGCCATGGGGGCGGCCAGAGGCCTGCTGCAGAGTCATGAGCAGGAGTGTCTGCAGACCCTGCAGCGGCCCGTCTACCGATGTCCAGTCCTGGGGCTGCAGCTTAGAGGTTTGGGGACGAGGTCAGATGACCCCCACACAGGTCCCAGGCTGCCCAGGCAGGCGGCCCCCTTACCTTGCCCTGCAGAGTACACAGCAGTCCCCCTTTCTGACAGAAAGTCTGGAAGAGGTTGAGCAGATCCAGATTGGGCAGCTGCCCGTTGAGCCCCTCCACGGCCACATCGAGGCTAGTGACCACGTCGCTACTGAGCTCCAGGGCCAGGGCTGCCTGGATGGCCCCAGCCCGCCCTGCAGAGGGGATGACTGCATGCCTGTAGGAGCAGGTGAATGAGGTGCCAACGGAGGGCTGGCAGTGGCCCTGAgagaggggcggggcagggcaagAGCACCCACCGGTGACGTTGGTGTCGTGGTAGGCCTCAAGCCAAGCCTCAGTGCCCAGAAGGTCTTGCTCTGTCACCAGGAAGATGATGTCTTTGGCCCAGTAAATCTGCCCTGAGGACCAGAAGCTGGTCAGCAAGGCCTGGTACAGAGGCCGAACCCTCCCTTGCCAGCAGTAGCCCGAGCCTCACCCCGAAAGTGGGCAGCAAGCGCCAGCAGCAGCCCCACAGCCTGGCTGTTGGTAGAGTCGGGGCCGCAGGGTACAGTGAGCACCAGGGATTCGGTGCTGGCGGCGCGTGGGGCCCGCAGGATGCCATACACGTTGGTACCGGCCACCATCTGTATGCAGTATTGGCGGGGAAGCCTCAGCACCACCCCACCCTAGAGTGCTGAAGCCTCTCCCCTGTTCGCCCTAGGATGCCCGTTAGGAATTTCCTGGGCCCCAGGACCTGGCACCACTGAGCTTCCCAGTCCCAAGCCACCCTCTCAAGGTCTTTTTTGGTCCCAGACACATCCTCTCCCCCACAGTACATAGCGCTCGCGGGTCTCATCAGGAAAGGGCAGTTTCCGGGAGAACTCTGCGTGTAGACCTCCAGCCCCACTGACCGCATCGTCCGCTCCAGCCAGGCCACTGGCAGAGCCCTGGAGGCACAAAGAGAACCTTTAAGAGCTCCCTGGCTTTGACCACCACTGTTTTCCCCAGACCCACAGCTCTACCGCTCACCCCGTCTTCCTGCGGTGGGCAGCGAAGTCTCGGGCGAAGCCACGGGCACGCTCTCCGCCCGCAAACTGCTCCTCCACCATGGTGGAGCCCATGGCGTTCTCCGACATGTATGTGCGCTGGGTCAGGGCGGAAAAGCCAGCGCCAGGAACCAGGCGATCCCCGCCACGTAGCTCAGCACGCTGCAGGGAGAGGGGACGGAGGAGACCGGCGGAGCGTTAGGGGATTCTGACACCGCGGCCCGTGGCCTCCACCTCTGCACCGGGGCTGGCGGGGGCGTGTGTGAGGGACCTGGCCCTGGAGTCCGGGGACCCGGGACATCGGACGGGAGAGCTGAGCCCCGGGCCTGCTGCCCCGAGCGATGCCGGCGGGAACGACGCGACTGGCGCTAGCAGCCGGAGGGGCCGGCGGCAGCGCCGGTTCCCCGGGCCCCGCCCTTACCAGAGCGGCGCGTTGAGGCGCAGCACGAGGCGGGCGAGGGCGCGCCGGCGCACCGGGTCCGACAGGAGGCCCATGGCGGGGAGGGGCGGCTCCGGGACCGCGCTCCCCCGGCCGGCTGCAGCCCGGGGACCCGGCGCCTCGCGCCTGCCCGACGGGAACCGGCGCGCCCTCACGCACTTCCGCTCCCGAAGGCCAACGCGCCGCCGCGCATGCGCGGAACGGAAGCGGTACTCGGGCGGGCCGGAGAGCGGTCTCCAGGGGAAGTAGCAGGAGGTGTATACCACGCGAGAGCAAAGCAGTGGAGACCGCTGGCTGCTGGCCGGGGGCAGCGAGAAAGCTCCGATTTGCAGAATCAGAGAGGGGATGAATAGGCGggcgggagggaggaaaaccGCAGAGCACGGAGGCTGCTGGCAGTGACAGGTCCGAATGCCTGGGGTGGGTAGACAGGAAGAGGGCTTCCGTGGACCGCGAAGCCAAGGCATTGGCTGATTCGCTTCTGTGGATGTCGGTCAAAAATGGTGAACGCAGAAGTGAAGTCAGTGTGAGTCCAGCACCGAGGTCATCAGGGCCAGATGACCACAGGGAGGAAGGTGCAGATAGTACCGTTGGCCAAAATGGGTTTCAAAGGAGCTGGGACATGTGGAGTAGAAAGTGGGGGGCACTCCTATTCAGATCAAGAGATGCCAGAGACATTAGG from Lynx canadensis isolate LIC74 chromosome F2, mLynCan4.pri.v2, whole genome shotgun sequence includes these protein-coding regions:
- the GPAA1 gene encoding LOW QUALITY PROTEIN: glycosylphosphatidylinositol anchor attachment 1 protein (The sequence of the model RefSeq protein was modified relative to this genomic sequence to represent the inferred CDS: inserted 4 bases in 4 codons); the encoded protein is MGLLSDPVRRRALARLVLRLNAPLCVLSYVAGIAWFLALAFPPXTQRTYMSENAMGSTMVEEQFAGGERARGFARDFAAHRRKTGALPVAWLERTMRSVGLEVYTQXFSRKLPFPDETRERYMVAGTNVYGILRAPRAASTESLVLTVPCGPDSTNSQAVGLLLALAAHFRGQIYWAKDIIFLVTEQDLLGTEAWLEAYHDTNVTGMQSSPLXGRAGAIQAALALELSSDVVTSLDVAVEGLNGQLPNLDLLNLFQTFCQKGGLLCTLQGKLQPQDWTSVDGPLQGLQTLLLMTLQQASGRPHGAHGLFLRYRVEALTIRGINSFRQYKYDLVAVGKALEGMFRKLNHLLERLHQSFFFYVLPALSRFVSIGLYMPAAGFXLLVLGLKALELWMQLHEAGAGPQEAGGASGPGPPVPPAQSVGLASLVAPLLISQAMGLALYVLPVLGQHVATQHFPVAEAEAVVLTLLAIYAAGLALPHSTHRVMGAQAPDRGWMALKLVALIYLALQLACVALTNFSLGFLLAATMVPAAALTPLWAPVAVCRPVVTSPAAALLGCLFLWRELQEAPLSLAEGWQLFLAALAQGVLDHHTYGALLFPLLALGLYPCWLLFWNVLFRK